The genomic region GCCGAAGATCGGCGTCATGAACGGGTAGGCCTCGGCCTGGTCGAGATCCTCGTCGGCGGACCGGAAGAAGAACTCGTTGGCCTCCGCACCCGTCAGCAGGATGACGTGCTTGTCGGCCAGCTGGAACCAGCCGACGTCCCCGCACTCCTCGCGGACCCGCCTCATCAACCCGATCGGGTCGGTGCGGAACTCCTCGAGGTGTCCGTGTTCCTCCTCGCCGCCGGAGACCCGGGGCACGATCGCTGTGGTCATGAGTTCGGTACTCCCTCTTCACCGAGTGCGAGCTTCTGACGTTCCTTGACTTCGGCCAGCGGGGCCTCGGGCTGCAGCTCCATGCTCGCGATGAACCCGCCGCGCGGTGTCTCGGCGACGAACGTGATGGCGCGCGCCAGGTCCTTGGCCCGCAGGAAGTAGTCGTGGCGGGCCTGCCCCCACTTGGCCCAGTCCTCCAGCGCCGGACCGAGTTTCTCGGCGGGCAGGCTCCAGCCCATGTTCGTCTTGGTGGGGCCGGGATGCACGACCGACGCGCGCACCCCGGTGCCCTCGAGTTCCATCTGCAGGTTGGTCACCATCGCGACCAGGCCCGCCTTGGCGGCGCCGTAGGCACCCATGTGCGGGCGCTGGCGCAGTGCGACGTCGGAGCCGACGAAGATCAGGTCGCCGCGGCGGCGTTCGATCATGCCGGGCAGCACCGCGGTGGCCAGCCGGTTGGCGCCGACGAGGTGGATCTGCAGCTGCCGCTCGAAGTCCTCGGTGCTGGTCTCGGCGATCTTGCCGAAGTCGGTGTCACCGGCGCCGGCGACCAGCACCTCGATGTCGCCGAGGGCCTCGGTGGCCTGCGCGACAAAGGTTTTCACCGAGTCGGGATCGGTGACGTCGAGCCGGAACCCGACCGCCTCGCCGCCGTCGGCGTTGATCTTGCCGACGAGCTCCTCGAGCTTGTCCACGCGTCGAGCGCCGAGCGCGACCGGGAAGCCGCGCGCGGCCATCTCGATCGCCGTGGCCTCGCCGATACCGGAGGAGGCGCCGGCGACGATGACGGGTCGGCGGTCGGGCAGGGGATCAAAACGCGGCATGTGGTGACCTTCAGCGGTTCTCGACGGTGATGGGCAGGTGAGCGAATCCGCGGACATTGCTGGAGTGGACGCGGACGGCGTTGTCCTCGTCGACCTGATATCCGCGGATCCGCTTGAACAACTCGGCCAGCGCCACCCTGCCCTCCATTCGCGCCAGGTGGGCGCCCAGGCAGAAGTGTGCTCCGCTGCCGAAACTCATGAGTTTGGAGCCGATGTCGCGACCGATCAGGAAGCGGTCCGGGTCGTCGAACACCCGCTCGTCGCGATGTGCGGATCCGGGCAGGAGCAGCAGCACATCACCCTCGGGGATCCTGGTGTCGTACAGCGTGAGATCGCCGACGACGGTGCGCGCGAGGATCTGGCTGGAGGTGTCGTAGCGCAGCGTCTCCTCCACCCACTCCGGGATCCGGTCCAGATCGTCGTACAGCGGCGCGACCTGATCGGGGTTGCGATGGCCCCAGAACATGGCGTTGGCGAGAAGTTTCGTCGTGGTCTCGTTGCCCGCGATGACCATCAGGAACATGAAGCCGAGGATCTCGTCGTCGGTGAGCCGGTCACCGTCGATCTCGGCCTCCAAAAGCGCGGTGGTCAGGTCGTCGGTGGGCGTCCTGCGCCGCTCGGCGACCATGCCCTGGTAGTAGACGATCAGGTTGATCGACGCCTCCACCGCTGCGGGCGGCACGTCGGTCACCCCCTCCTCGCGGTGCATCACCGCATCGGCCCACGCCCGCAGTTGCGCGCGGTCGGGCTCGGGGACGCCCATCAGCTCGGAGATCACGTCCATTGGCAGCTTGCCGGCGAAATCGTCGACGTAGTCCACGGTTTCACCGCTGCGCGCCTTGTCCAGCATGGTGTCGAGATGCTGGTTTGCGATCTCGGTGACCCGCGGTTCGAGCTCGCGGATGCGGCGCGGGGTGAAGCCCTTCGACACCAGGGTGCGCAGCCGCAGGTGGTCGGGGTCGTCCATCGCCAAAAACGACATGGTCTTGCTGGCGTGCGGGCCGCGGGAGGCCGGATCCAGGGAGACGCCGAACTTGTTGGACAGCGTCGTGCTGTTGCGGAACCCGGCCAGCACGTCGGCGTGCCGCGACAGCGCCCAGAAGCCGAGCTCCTCGTTGCGGTACAGCGGAGCCTCGTCGCGCAGCCGCTTGTAGTAGGGGTACGGGTCCTCGTGGAAGTCGTAATCGTATGGGTCCAGCTTGATTTCGCTGAGCGTCACTGTTCCTCTCCCAGGATGAGCCCGACCACGTAGCTCAGTCGGTCGGCGATCTGGTGGTATGTGAAGGCGCCGCTGCCCGCGTTGACCAGCGCGCCGAAGAACGTCATCTCCAGTGCGGCCAGGGCCCGCGGGTCGGCGTCCGGGCCCATGGCCGAGCGGATGCGGCGATGGATCTCAGCGCCGATCTTGTCGCGCACCTTGCGCACCGCGGGGTCGTTACCGCTGAGCAGGGCGGTGGTGCAGGCCGCCGCCACCTCGGGTTCGTCGGCTACGGTCAGTGCCATCGCCCGCAGCGCCTTCTGCACGCGGGTCAACCGTGTCTCGTTGACGTCGGTGAAGTACGGCACCTGGCGCATCAGGTCCAGGTAGACCTCGGCGATCAGGTGGTTCTTCGACGAGAAGTAGGTGTAGGCGGTCGCGGGAGCCACCTTGGCGCGGGCGGCGACGGCGCGCACGGTCAGATCGGCGTAGGACGACTCGCGCAGCATCTCCATCCCGGCCGCGAGGACCTTGCGGAAGGTCTCCTCCTGGCGGCGGTTGCGCGGCGGTTCGCCGTCCGCCGCAGGCGTACCGCCTGTGGTCGCCACCACGGGTTCGCTGGACACGTGTCCAAGTTATCGGACGTCGTGAATATCGCGCAAGTACCCAGGTACTGCGGCACTGCTTGCCAGATGTGAGAACCGGCCACTAAGGTGCGGAACAAGGCAATCCAGACAAGTGTCCAGTATCGGGCGAACGGAGACGCGATGGCAGTGCTGCCGAATCGGGAGAGTCAGCTACTCATCGACGGCAAGCTGGTGGCCGGCAGCGGCGGGACCTACACCACCATCAACCCCGCGACCGAGGAGGTGCTCGGCGTCGCCGCCGACGCCACCGCCGAGGACATGGGCCGGGCCATCGAGGCGGCCAGGCGGGCGTTCGACGACACCGACTGGTCCACCAACACCGAACTGCGGGTGCGCTGCCTGCGGCAGCTGCAGACCGCGCTGAAGGACAACCTCGAGGAGTTGCGCGAGCTGACCATCGCCGAGGTCGGCGCGCCGCGGATGCTGACGTCCGGCGGCCAGCTCGAGACGCCGATCGAGGACCTGTCGGTCGCCGCCGACACCGCCGAGAACTACCAGTGGGCAACCGATCTCGGCTACGCCACCCCGCAGGGCATCCCGACCAACCGGCGCGTCGTGCGCGAGGCGGTCGGCGTCGTCGGCGCCATCACGCCGTGGAACTTCCCGCACCAGATCAACCTGGCCAAGATCGGGCCGGCGCTGGCGGCCGGAAACACGTTGGTGCTCAAGCCCGCTCCCGACACCCCGTGGTGCGCGGGCGCACTGGCCGAGCTGATCGCCGAGCACACCGACTTCCCGCCCGGTGTGGTCAACATCGTCACCTCCAGCGACCACGGGGTGGGGGCGCTGCTGAGCGAGGACCCGCGGGTGGACATGGTGTCGTTCACCGGGTCGACGGCCACCGGCCGGGCGGTGATGACCGCCGCGGCGGCCACCATCAAGAAGGTCTTCCTCGAACTGGGCGGCAAGTCGGCGTTTTTGGTGCTCGACGACGCCGATCTGGCCGGCGCCTGCTCGATGGCCGGGTTCACCGCCTCGATGCACGCCGGACAGGGCTGCGCGATCACCACCCGACTGGTGGTGCCGCGGGCACGCTACGACGAGGCCGTCGAGGCGGCCGCGGCCACCATGGGGTCGCTGAAACCCGGCGACCCCAACGATCCGCGCACGGTGTGCGGCCCGGTGATCTCGGCGCGTCAGCGCGACCGGGTGCAGGGCTACCTCGATCTGGCGGTCACCGAGGGCGGCCGGTTCGCCTGCGGCGGTGGGCGTCCCGCCGACCGCGACAAGGGCTTCTTCATCGAGCCGACGGTGGTGGCCGGGCTGACCAACGACGCCCGGGTGGCGCGCGAGGAGATCTTCGGGCCGGTGCTGACCGTGATCGCCCACGACGGCGACGACGACGCGGTGCGCATCGCCAACGACTCGCCGTACGGGTTGAGCGGCACCGTGTTCTCCGCCGACCCGGAGCGCGCCGACCGGGTGGCCGCGCGGCTGCGGGTCGGCACCGTCAACATCAACGGCGGCATCTGGTACTCCGGTGACATGCCGTTCGGCGGGTACAAGCAGTCCGGGATCGGCCGCGAGATGGGGCTGGCCGGTTTCGAGGAGTACACCGAGATCAAGGCGATTGCCACGGCGGCCAACTAGAACCTGTGCACCTGCACCACATCCGAGGAGACATACGTGGGACGTTTTGACAACAAGGTCGGCATCGTCACCGGTGCCGGCGGCGGCATCGGCCAGGCCTACGCCGAGGCGCTCGCGCGCGAGGGTGCGGCGGTGGTGGTCGCCGACATCAACCTCGAGGGCGCGCAGAAGGTCGCCGACGGCATCAAGGGCGAGGGCGGTAACGCGCTGGCGGTGCGCGTCGACGTGTCCGACCCGGAGTCGGCCAAGGAGATGGCCGCGCAGACGCTTTCGGAGTTCGGCGGCATCGACTACCTGGTCAACAACGCCGCGATCTTCGGCGGGATGAAGCTGGACTTCCTGATCACCGTCGACTGGGACTACTACAAGAAGTTCATGAGCGTGAACCTCGACGGGGCGCTGGTGTGCACCCGGGCGGTGTACAAGAAGATGGCCAAGCGCGGCGGCGGGGCGATCGTCAACCAGTCGTCGACCGCGGCGTGGCTGTACTCGAACTACTACGGCCTGGCCAAGGCGGGTGTGAACAGCCTGACCCAGCAGCTGGCCACCGAGCTCGGCGGGCAGAACATCCGCGTCAACGCCATCGCGCCGGGCCCGATCGACACCGAGGCCAACCGCACGACCACCCCCAAGGAGATGGTCGACGACATCGTCAAGCGGATCCCGTTGTCGCGCATGGGCGAACCCGAGGACCTGGTCGGCATGTGCCTGTTCCTGCTGTCCGACGAGGCCAAGTGGATCACCGGGCAGATCTTCAACGTCGACGGCGGGCAGATCATCCGATGAGTGACCTCAAGCTCGGCTACATCGGGCTCGGCAACATGGGCGCCCCGATGGCCAAGCGACTGGTGGACTGGCCCGGCGGGCTGATCGTCTTCGATGTGCGCGCCGAGGCGATGACGCCGCTGACCGACCTCGGGGCGACGGCCGCCGAGAGCGTGGCAGATGTCGCGCGCGCCGACCTGATCAGCGTGACGGTGCTCAACGACGATCAGGTCCGCACGGTGGTCGGCGAGTTGGCGGCCAACGCCAAACCGGGCACCGTCATCGCCATCCACTCCACGATCAGCCCGGAGACCGCCGTCGAGCTCGCCGAGCAGTTGCGGGCGAAGGACATTCACATCGTCGACGCGCCGGTCAGCGGTGGCGGCGGTGCGGCCGACAAGGGTGAGCTGGCGGTGATGGTCGGCGCCGAGCGAGACGTGTACGAGCGGATCAAGCCGGCGTTCAAGCGGTTCGCGTCGCTGGTGGTGCATGCCGGGGAGCCGGGAGCCGGCACGCGGATGAAGCTGGCGCGCAACATGCTGACGTTCACCAGCTACGTCGCGGCATGTGAGGCGATGAAGCTGGCGGAGGCGTCGGGTCTGAGCCTGCAGGCGCTGGGCCGCGTGGTGCGGCACAGCGACGCCCAGAGTGGCGGCCCCGGCGCGATCATCGTGCGCGAGGACATGACGGACCTGACGCCGGATCACTGGCTGTATGAGGCGTTCACCCACACCCGCGGGCTGGGGGAGAAGGACCTCAGCCTGGCGCTGGCGCTGGGCGAGCAGACCCACGTCGAGCTGCCGCTGGCCGAGATCGCGCTGAAGAACCTGGCCGCCGGTCTCGGCGTGCCGTACACGAAGGAGTGAGTGAGATGGACGAGCTGCGCCGCAAGGGCCTCGAGAAGATGAACGAGGTCTACGGCTGGGAGATGCCCAACATCGAGGGCGACCCGTACTTCGACCTCACCGTCGACCACCTCTTCGGAACCATCTGGACGCGGCCCGGGCTGTCGATGCGCGACAAGCGGATCATGACGCTGACCGCGGTGACCGCCGTCGGAAACTCCGATCTGGCCGAGATCCAGGCCAACGCGGCGCTGGCCAACGGCGAGATGACCGAGGAGGAGCTCAAGGAGATGGCGGTGTTCCTGACCCACTACCTCGGCTTCCCGCTCGGCTCCAAGCTCGACGGCGCGGTCAGCAAGG from Mycolicibacterium phlei harbors:
- a CDS encoding SDR family oxidoreductase — translated: MPRFDPLPDRRPVIVAGASSGIGEATAIEMAARGFPVALGARRVDKLEELVGKINADGGEAVGFRLDVTDPDSVKTFVAQATEALGDIEVLVAGAGDTDFGKIAETSTEDFERQLQIHLVGANRLATAVLPGMIERRRGDLIFVGSDVALRQRPHMGAYGAAKAGLVAMVTNLQMELEGTGVRASVVHPGPTKTNMGWSLPAEKLGPALEDWAKWGQARHDYFLRAKDLARAITFVAETPRGGFIASMELQPEAPLAEVKERQKLALGEEGVPNS
- a CDS encoding cytochrome P450; its protein translation is MTLSEIKLDPYDYDFHEDPYPYYKRLRDEAPLYRNEELGFWALSRHADVLAGFRNSTTLSNKFGVSLDPASRGPHASKTMSFLAMDDPDHLRLRTLVSKGFTPRRIRELEPRVTEIANQHLDTMLDKARSGETVDYVDDFAGKLPMDVISELMGVPEPDRAQLRAWADAVMHREEGVTDVPPAAVEASINLIVYYQGMVAERRRTPTDDLTTALLEAEIDGDRLTDDEILGFMFLMVIAGNETTTKLLANAMFWGHRNPDQVAPLYDDLDRIPEWVEETLRYDTSSQILARTVVGDLTLYDTRIPEGDVLLLLPGSAHRDERVFDDPDRFLIGRDIGSKLMSFGSGAHFCLGAHLARMEGRVALAELFKRIRGYQVDEDNAVRVHSSNVRGFAHLPITVENR
- a CDS encoding TetR/AcrR family transcriptional regulator, encoding MSSEPVVATTGGTPAADGEPPRNRRQEETFRKVLAAGMEMLRESSYADLTVRAVAARAKVAPATAYTYFSSKNHLIAEVYLDLMRQVPYFTDVNETRLTRVQKALRAMALTVADEPEVAAACTTALLSGNDPAVRKVRDKIGAEIHRRIRSAMGPDADPRALAALEMTFFGALVNAGSGAFTYHQIADRLSYVVGLILGEEQ
- a CDS encoding aldehyde dehydrogenase, coding for MAVLPNRESQLLIDGKLVAGSGGTYTTINPATEEVLGVAADATAEDMGRAIEAARRAFDDTDWSTNTELRVRCLRQLQTALKDNLEELRELTIAEVGAPRMLTSGGQLETPIEDLSVAADTAENYQWATDLGYATPQGIPTNRRVVREAVGVVGAITPWNFPHQINLAKIGPALAAGNTLVLKPAPDTPWCAGALAELIAEHTDFPPGVVNIVTSSDHGVGALLSEDPRVDMVSFTGSTATGRAVMTAAAATIKKVFLELGGKSAFLVLDDADLAGACSMAGFTASMHAGQGCAITTRLVVPRARYDEAVEAAAATMGSLKPGDPNDPRTVCGPVISARQRDRVQGYLDLAVTEGGRFACGGGRPADRDKGFFIEPTVVAGLTNDARVAREEIFGPVLTVIAHDGDDDAVRIANDSPYGLSGTVFSADPERADRVAARLRVGTVNINGGIWYSGDMPFGGYKQSGIGREMGLAGFEEYTEIKAIATAAN
- a CDS encoding SDR family oxidoreductase, yielding MGRFDNKVGIVTGAGGGIGQAYAEALAREGAAVVVADINLEGAQKVADGIKGEGGNALAVRVDVSDPESAKEMAAQTLSEFGGIDYLVNNAAIFGGMKLDFLITVDWDYYKKFMSVNLDGALVCTRAVYKKMAKRGGGAIVNQSSTAAWLYSNYYGLAKAGVNSLTQQLATELGGQNIRVNAIAPGPIDTEANRTTTPKEMVDDIVKRIPLSRMGEPEDLVGMCLFLLSDEAKWITGQIFNVDGGQIIR
- a CDS encoding NAD(P)-dependent oxidoreductase is translated as MSDLKLGYIGLGNMGAPMAKRLVDWPGGLIVFDVRAEAMTPLTDLGATAAESVADVARADLISVTVLNDDQVRTVVGELAANAKPGTVIAIHSTISPETAVELAEQLRAKDIHIVDAPVSGGGGAADKGELAVMVGAERDVYERIKPAFKRFASLVVHAGEPGAGTRMKLARNMLTFTSYVAACEAMKLAEASGLSLQALGRVVRHSDAQSGGPGAIIVREDMTDLTPDHWLYEAFTHTRGLGEKDLSLALALGEQTHVELPLAEIALKNLAAGLGVPYTKE
- a CDS encoding carboxymuconolactone decarboxylase family protein, with amino-acid sequence MDELRRKGLEKMNEVYGWEMPNIEGDPYFDLTVDHLFGTIWTRPGLSMRDKRIMTLTAVTAVGNSDLAEIQANAALANGEMTEEELKEMAVFLTHYLGFPLGSKLDGAVSKVIKNRQKGKGQDKKANVNAAVKMHSGGKVHDDTNG